In Thermoanaerobacterales bacterium, a single window of DNA contains:
- a CDS encoding MFS transporter: MPDTTGQVAAPVITELEGETEKITPYQWKIMYTAVAGYVFDGMDSILFVLVLPKIMAEFGISAVTGGLMVTIFLLGQVFGGILCGILADYIGRRNALMLTISIYAVSTGLCAVAWSWQSLAVFRFFTGFGCVGEWAVAATLIAETWPAKHRSKCGSVMQSCWAWGSILGSLVVMVVEPLWGWRAVFLAGLVPALLVLYIRRTVKETARFTREKQRREELKAQGEAVPNTVSQLFKEPKLVKHVAIGAAMTSAELIVCWAILTFAAAFLVQERGFDIVKSSTWFVVFNIGAGIGYLVWGPIADRIGRKPTFLLYILLSAIFTPLYMLWAPSPFWLYLCGILAGFGTLGIYSGFTVYYPELFPTRLRGTGTTLAPQIGRIISVGGPWAIGALAVQVGYGMAIALACLTWLWALIGLAFAPETKGKVLEEIVQ, encoded by the coding sequence ATGCCTGATACTACGGGACAAGTAGCTGCACCGGTCATAACGGAACTGGAGGGCGAAACCGAAAAGATTACGCCCTACCAGTGGAAAATAATGTACACCGCGGTTGCCGGTTACGTCTTTGACGGCATGGATTCCATCCTCTTCGTCTTGGTCCTGCCAAAGATCATGGCGGAGTTCGGGATCAGCGCCGTAACCGGCGGGTTGATGGTCACCATCTTCCTTTTAGGCCAGGTGTTCGGCGGGATTCTGTGTGGCATCCTGGCCGATTACATCGGCCGGAGGAACGCCCTGATGCTGACCATTAGCATCTACGCCGTGTCAACGGGCTTATGCGCCGTGGCCTGGAGCTGGCAGTCACTCGCGGTCTTCCGTTTCTTCACCGGTTTCGGGTGTGTCGGCGAGTGGGCCGTGGCGGCGACGCTTATCGCCGAAACGTGGCCCGCGAAACACCGCTCCAAGTGCGGCAGCGTTATGCAGAGCTGCTGGGCCTGGGGCAGCATCCTGGGTTCTCTGGTAGTGATGGTCGTCGAACCTCTCTGGGGGTGGCGTGCCGTTTTCCTGGCGGGTCTGGTTCCGGCCCTGCTGGTGCTCTACATCCGGCGCACGGTGAAGGAGACCGCGCGCTTCACCCGGGAGAAGCAGCGCCGCGAAGAGCTAAAGGCCCAAGGCGAAGCGGTGCCCAACACCGTCAGCCAGCTCTTCAAGGAGCCCAAGCTCGTCAAGCACGTCGCCATCGGTGCGGCGATGACCTCGGCCGAACTGATCGTCTGCTGGGCTATCCTGACCTTCGCCGCCGCGTTCCTCGTTCAGGAGAGAGGATTTGACATCGTTAAGAGCAGTACCTGGTTTGTGGTCTTCAACATCGGGGCCGGCATCGGTTACCTGGTTTGGGGGCCGATCGCGGACCGCATCGGCCGGAAGCCGACCTTCCTGCTGTACATCCTGCTAAGCGCCATATTCACCCCCCTGTACATGCTGTGGGCCCCGAGCCCCTTCTGGCTGTACCTGTGCGGCATCCTCGCCGGGTTCGGAACCCTCGGGATCTATTCCGGGTTCACGGTGTACTATCCCGAGCTCTTCCCCACCAGGCTGCGCGGTACCGGAACAACCCTGGCTCCCCAGATCGGCCGCATCATCTCCGTGGGCGGGCCGTGGGCCATCGGCGCGCTTGCCGTACAGGTCGGCTATGGAATGGCCATCGCCCTGGCCTGCCTGACCTGGCTGTGGGCGTTAATAGGTCTGGCCTTTGCGCCTGAGACCAAGGGCAAAGTGCTGGAGGAGATCGTTCAGTAG